From Primulina huaijiensis isolate GDHJ02 unplaced genomic scaffold, ASM1229523v2 scaffold32015, whole genome shotgun sequence:
CCATTATCAGATCGCCCGATGACTTCAGTATCAGGAAAATGATTGGGGCATTCTTTAGAGGGCAATTCAGGATTTAGGGAGGACTTGATTTCTTTTAAAGGTGACTCCGTATACGAGGAATCATGTTTCCTTGATGAGATATCTTCTGCGCTTTGCTCGTTCTTGAGGTGACCTAAAGTTGAAAAAAGAGGATCCTGCTGCTTCTCAGATTTACCAGAATCAGATTTCCTGTCTATTGGAGAAAACTTGGCTTGCAAATCATCATAATCATTTGAGTCACAGTTCAAATCCGCACTATTTGTATCACCAGGCCAATATATCACGTTTTCTTCCACTGTGCCACTAGAGCCTTTGACAATCTCATTTGGAACTTGGTCATCGTGCACAGAAACTGATCCAATACATCCATTATTCCCAACCTCAAATGATATTATCGAAGAACAAGCCCCACATTtcattttgtgttgcatttttGCAGAAGAAATGCATTTTCTGGGCAGTTTCAGTAACTCAAAGCAATTGCAGCACGTAATAAACGGTGCACCACCTGCAATTGGACGATACACCCCTCCGCTTCTATGACTTACCGCCATCTTTCTGGGATGATGGTAATTGGAACGAATATTTTCTGAATCAATGTCACTTGAATTCATATGTAAAGACTGCCGAGAATTCAACTGATGCAGTCCAGAGCCTCCAAAATTATAACCCTGCAGTCCCTGTGGAGTAGAGTTTATAGAGCCATGAAAATTCAGATTAGGAGGTTCATTTTGAGACCTTTGGTTACGAACACCCAAGTGATCAACCTTAGGAGGTAAATGCAAGTTCTTATTATGACAATGCACACACGAGCACGCAGGCTGGTGGAAAAAGTTTTCATGTGAGTGTAACATGATTTGATCGTGATTGGCATTCGCATTGTAACCAGGAAACTGCTCATTATATGGCAGATGCATGTATTGAGAATCTGATTGGAGAGTCCGCCCCCTAAGCATTTCTTGACGATAAGTGTCACCACGTGCCAAAAATTTGTGGGGGGACCCTCTTTGAGGATATGATTCCGGACCACTTGAACCATATCTATCTGTGTAAGGATTATATCCAGCCATATGACCTAAATATGGAGATTCTAAATCATACGGAGAAAGTGGCTTCTTGTCTATGCCGTGTGAACTAGTCAAGCCTTCTTGAACATAAGTATCACGATATCTACCATAATGATCGGATAGAGTTGGAGAAACCATCCTCCGCTCAGGAACAATCATTTCCTTGTGTCTGTCTGCCACATCACAAGACCGACTAATTTGATCCTTCAACTCATCAAGTTTCCTTAGGAGCTCGGCTCGGTCGTTCTCCAAACTTTTAACTCTAGCTCGCCCATAAATATCTGGATCCTGATATCTAGTCCCCTCACCATAGTCATAATAAGAGTTCTTTCCATGACTCGATGGCCCCTCACCATGGTAAAGATAATGATTAAACCTCACTTGTGCCGCAACACCTCTGACAGGACCTATAGAGGCTACCACATCCGGTTCCTCCATAGGTAATGGCCTTGCCCTTAATGATTCCATTGGAGACAATTCTTTAACTGCATGTTGACCATTAAAATTAGTATATTCCAAACCATTGGCATTCAAATCATGGTCTCTTCCCTGATTTATGTCACGAACCAGACCTGAACCAAATGACCCATTATCACCACTCTTGCTTTCCATTATTACCATCCTTTCTCTCCCTCGCCTACTTAACTCAGCATTAGATTTTGCTTCTCCATTTTCAACCCGTAGAGTGGAACTACCATCGGAAGACAGTTTTTCGTTACGAATCGTCTCTGCCGTACCAAGCTTGGTTCCATTTTGTTTTTCCATTTCAACCTCAGAAATATGAACTGTACTACTTTCCTCGGAGATTCTTGGCCCCTTTAAATCATCAGTCTTCTCAGACAATCTGTCTTCTAGAATCCCCTTCTTTTTGGCTGTAGAACAACATCAAACAATCAAAAAATTACATTCACAGACGCCcaaaaattgaagaagaaaatttacAAGTTCTAACATGCCCCTCGTCCTAATCAATGGAAGAAATAAATATCCCGCAGCTGATATATCAACATTCTAATTTTAAAAAGATAACCATAGATCAAAATTCACAATCTGCACCCCCAAAAATTAACATAATTGCTACCTTTGCATTATCTTAGGAGAAAAAAGATTTCAAATAAGGGCATTTTCTCATCAGTAATGATTGATAATCTTGAAAATCTATACTAATGAACAAAAACAAAACTAGCCAAGGGACCAAACTAAGAGTTCCACATATATAGAGTAGCCTTTCTAGTAAACTTTGCACGCAGAATAAGACAGAGTGCGAATTGTACCTTTGAGAACAGCACCACAGCCACCACATTGATACAGAGGGAAATCCGGGAGTTCTGGAAGGAGGTTTTCACACTTGGGGCAGCGAACCAAACGTACCTTTGCGGGTTCCGCAACCTTGCTATCTTCCAGCCCCATTTACTTcgccaaatatttaaatattgattGAATATTCTACGGTCTAAATTGAACAGGTCGTCAAGAATTAATCAAAACAAGAAACTTCAATAAATAATCTCCCAAAGTCAACATAAATCTTGAAGCCCAACACACCGAAATATCATTAATACGATGCCCCAGCTAaccacaaaaataaaataataatactcaAAAGGGAATTTTCAGAACGTTTCAAATGAAACAAATGCAAACAAGTGAGCTGTCGTATTCAAGACGTGAGGATACAACTGTGTAAGAAGAGTAGGAATTGCTTGACTTTTGCTTCTAAAATTACAGGGCCTTCGATGAACAGCAAAATGGAGTCCAagcacaaacaaacaaacaacaCAGTACTctgtttcttttttgtttttcttggcTATCGCTGATTCGTGCCTATATCGAATGAGACTAAAAacggaaaattattttattgtctTTTTTACTTTAATTCAAAGCTGAGATTTTGGGTTCCCAAGAAAAGGAGAAGCTGGGATTTGGAGGGAAAGGAATATGGTGGTGACTCGATTCCCGACATTTCTTTACTTTTCTGTGACGAATTTTCTATCTTCGGTTGCTTTCTTCGGCGACGGAGTCGTTATTACGACGTCGTTTTTCGTCACTAATTGCAGAAGCTTGATCATATTTATttgtacttttttaaaaaaaatttaaatattaatatttaaaagaaaagcaaaaggAAAATGCAAACTTTGTTGACACAAGCCGTTAGCCACTGTCAAgattccttctttttttttttcccaaattacCAAAAAGCTCCATCAGGtttctttgaaaaataaattgagTTTGGGACTTTCCATTTTAATTTGCTTTTCTATTCATTATATCTTTACTATTACGTTGATTGATGAGATCTTAGCACAAGGATATTATCGTCACACTATATTTAaggttaaattttaatttgactaTGTTgaccaataataataattacaaataaaagaaagattctgggcttatttaattttattttaagttataagATAAATTTTAGGTAATAATTCGAAAATTGTTTTGATAAGATAAAATACGTGATTAATTTTGTTACGAGGATTGTTTATCAGATTATGAATAAAGTTAAttcaaaacattaaaataacaTCTTTTTGGAttagaatatataatataatgatacaatatttttaaaaacgataaaaactaaataaataattattattattatattagcaAATGTGTCGGCAAAGATGAATATAAACCAatagtaatatttatttgttttatatatataaaaaaataatatttaaaaattggaAAGGCGACAGCCCACGTAGACCCCTTCAAGAGTATTAGGAGTGGGGACCATGTTATAGATATTAGCACGTTGACCACTGCGACTGCTCGTCATATATCTGAATCGAAGAAATTATATTCCACGCACATTTTGACATTTTGttataaacttcaaatttcccatttttttataaactttaaatTTCCCATTTCTTCTTTTAATTGGAACTTGTTCTTCTCTCTCCAATCTTGCGaacgtcatttgaggacagatACAGTATTTGAAATGAATGGGAAATACTCGTAGTAGTCTtgcatcaaaatttttagaCAAGCTAAGGCAGTACAACATTTCTACACGTATAAAATAATTCATGTATCATATGCCAAAGGTTTTTCTCACGTGTATCACGATTTCAAAGTAAAGAGGACCAtcaaaacaaataaacaaaGCTTTTGAATGGAAATCTAAAGTGGGCATATTAACACATTTTACACTGAGTTTCCCATTCCAAAAGTAAAAATCCACACACTACATTTTCTATAAAACGACATAGCAATAGCTGCAGCACTCCGGGATTTGAATAGATATGATTACACAATCGAGCAAACTGGAAAATTTTCCTATACTTTAAGTGAAGATTATAATCTTTTTCTAAACAACTGTCTAGAATTAAAAAGGACTAGCCCCTCGCCGAAATAAATACAGATACTAATCAAATTCAGAAATAGATGTCGAAACCATTCATACCAGAAGAGAGTTGATGTGCACTTAGAGTTAAGTAATGGTTTGCCTCCTTGAGCCTCCTCTTGTTTTCATGATCATGCCTTTGAGATCATCATAGCGATTCCGATGGTGATCAATCCATACACACAACTGTCTTATGACCTCTCTTTTCTCCTCAATCAAGCTTGAGATCTCCTCGTCCTTTTCGTTTACTTTTCTTTGCAACTCTCCCATCATTCCATCCCTTTCTGATATTATTTTCTTGAGCTCTACAGTTTTTTCTTCATGGTGTTCCAAGGTTTGAATCAAACTATTTTTTTCCTCTTCATCTTTTTGCAATTTTGCCTCTAATTCAGCAATCTTTCCTTTCAACACCAACTCTTGTTCTTCCTCATCTTTTATCTGCTTAACTAAACTTGCAATTTCCGTTCTTAGCTGATTTTTCTGGATATTAGTTTCTTTGATCCAGTTTCTTGTAACATTAAGCTCACTCACGATTTCATAAATCCGTGTCTCTAAGTGGCCATAGTCCTCCTCAAACTTGACACTGAATGTATCAATACCGGTCAACGTGCCATTTACCTTCTCTGAAATCCCTGTTGCAGTTTTTGCTTGAGCTTCTTGATAAACAGAAATTATCCCTGCCAGTTTAGCTactttttcttcaaataatttttgttcTTCATGAAACTTTTGTTCTTTGCTCGAATGGCTCTGCTCATTCTCACTGAACAACTGTTCGGTGATACGGAGCTTCTGGCTCGTTAACCGCTGCTTAACTTCAATATTTCGTACATTCTCTACCAATGTATTGATTTCATCTACTTTCATCTCCAGATCTCTCTTCAGATCTTCTATAGTGTCTTCCAGTCGAGTAATTTCGTTATTTTTTGCATCAATTTCTTCCTGGAACTGTTCTGTTATCTCTATAATCTTTTGCTCCGATGATTTGAGATTCCCCTCGTGACTTCGGAGCTGCACTAGCAGTTGTTGCTGATCAACACCCATCTTGATGAATGAGTCTTCCTTTTCTTGCAGAGTTCTCTCATGTGCAAAGATCTTGTTCACCAATTCAGAATTATGATTTTCAGCATGAGTCAAACCTTCCGAATACTCTTGCTTAGCTCTGTCCATTTGCATTTCCAATTGGCTTTTCTCAGAATGCAGTGATTCTAGCTGCTGCTGTAAGGAGTTGACTTGTTCGGTCAAGGCACCAATCTGGGTTGATGCTTCATTATGCGCATCCTCCAGCTTTTTCCGTGTAGCAATTATCTCATCTCCTTTGTCAACTACATTCTTTTCCAATTCAGAAATCTTGTTCTCGAGTACTCCCTTCTCCTCCCTCAACTGGTTTCCTTCATCAATTCGGCTACTTATTTGATCTTCAAGTTCGCTTTTTTGGTGACGAAGTGCCTCTAGCTCCTGTTGTAATTCATTTAGGTGTGCTGCTAGACTTTCCTTCTCTTCCTTTATTCTTTCTCCATCTGCTGTTTTGCTTGATAATCCCTCTTTCAGCTTTTCTATCTGAATTATGAATTCTGATATTTCGCCACTCTTTTTCTCAAGAATAAGATCTCTGTCACTTTTCTGATCAGTTAAAGACGTCAATTGCTCTTGAAGACTGTTTACTTCTGCAGTCAATGCCAATATTCGAGCAGATGCTTCATTCTCTTCATCTTCAGATTTTTTCTGCAAAGTGGAGAGTTCAGTTTCCTTTTCAGTAAATGCCCTCTCCATCTCTACATTTTTAGCTTCCAGATTTAACTTTTCCTCTTGCAACTGACTGAGGTTCTCACCTTTTCCCTTCACCTCCAAAACAAGATTCTCTCtctcttcttttattttctgttgCTCCACAGCACTGTTCTCCAATTCTTCATTCAAGGTCTTTATCTGGATTTGGGATTCTGAAAATTCCTGACTTTTGAGTTTTAGCTGTTCCTCCAATTCAGTTTTAAGGTTGCGTGTGGTGTTGAGTTCAAGATCCAGATGCTCGACCTGTAAAGAAAGAGTCTCCTTTTTGTCTATGTTCACCTTCAGCTCCAAGTTTTTGTTATCCAACTCTTGTTTCAGATTTTCAATCTGAATTAAGAACTCAGAAACTTCTTGTAGTCTTTTCTCCAGTTGTGTCTCTGATTCCATTTTTTGATAGAGCAGAGACTCCAGTTCCATCTTCTTAGCATCGACTTGATCTGTCAATTCCTTTACTCGGGCTGCAGCTTCCATACCTTCATGCACTATCTGATCTTCAAGCTTGCCTTTATGAATCTTTAAAGATTCCATCTCGGCTTTAATATTGTTGACCTGCGTGGTTAGATCATTAATTTGATCTGATGATTCCCTCTCTTGATTCTCAAGCTTTTTCACAAATGCAGAAAGTTCATCACCTTTCTGTTTCTCCGTTTCTCTTTTCTCAGAATGTGACAGATCGAGTTCCTGCTCCAAATTCCTCAGGCGAGTTGATGTTTCCTCTTTGTAAGTTCCATGAGTCTCTAGGTGATTTGAAAGCTCCCTTTCTTTCACAGCCAATTTTTCAATTAACTGGTTTGATTCAGATACAGTATCCTGAATTTTGTTTTCTGCCTGTCTGATCTCATCCTCAAGCTGAAAAATCTTTGAGGAAAGTGCTGCGTTCTTCCCGTCGGCAGCCTTGAGCGCCTGACTTAGGCTAGCAATTTCATTTTTTGCTGATTCCAGTTCCTCCTTTAAAGTAGAGAAGTCCCCCTTCATCACTTCCAGTTCCAGATGTAAGGTGTCTTTCTCTTGTCCTAACTGACCGTGAATGGTCCTCAATTCATCTGCTGTTCTCCTATGTTCTTCAATGTTGATGATGGCGGTATCTTTCTCGACAATTAAGCTATCTTTCTCTCTATTAGTCTCATCCAAtttctggttcagttcagctagtAGCTTTTGGACACTCTCCAGTTCCATGTTGAGATCAGACTTCTCGCTCAACAGACTAGATTTCTCACCATTCCATTTTTCACTCCATTGCCTTGATTCAGAGGAAATAGCTTCAATTCTAATTTCAGCCTGTTTTACTTCATCCTCAAGTTGTA
This genomic window contains:
- the LOC140967985 gene encoding uncharacterized protein, producing MPRRRWRESFKSFFGSLDTEKDEELKESKSEIDSKVQKIFKLLQGDDSAQSEPLTYLIEDFNKNYQSLYARYLHLTDELRKKAQSKHGKDSSSPSSDSSDSDDSPRKKSIKNGEVENKFEKDPASVDQEMALSEVADLKRKLAVTTDEKEAFSLEYQRALSKTEEAQKIVTDLNAEAEKWNNEKSSLLTEKADLNKELESAQKLIAELNHKLEEMKNTRESLLAEKDAAVKNVEEEKREAENLRISHGQLQTEKNVLHVELEGVKGELSALKEKLESAENEVAGLSEAHEASKEKNTTLSSKILQLEDEVKQAEIRIEAISSESRQWSEKWNGEKSSLLSEKSDLNMELESVQKLLAELNQKLDETNREKDSLIVEKDTAIINIEEHRRTADELRTIHGQLGQEKDTLHLELEVMKGDFSTLKEELESAKNEIASLSQALKAADGKNAALSSKIFQLEDEIRQAENKIQDTVSESNQLIEKLAVKERELSNHLETHGTYKEETSTRLRNLEQELDLSHSEKRETEKQKGDELSAFVKKLENQERESSDQINDLTTQVNNIKAEMESLKIHKGKLEDQIVHEGMEAAARVKELTDQVDAKKMELESLLYQKMESETQLEKRLQEVSEFLIQIENLKQELDNKNLELKVNIDKKETLSLQVEHLDLELNTTRNLKTELEEQLKLKSQEFSESQIQIKTLNEELENSAVEQQKIKEERENLVLEVKGKGENLSQLQEEKLNLEAKNVEMERAFTEKETELSTLQKKSEDEENEASARILALTAEVNSLQEQLTSLTDQKSDRDLILEKKSGEISEFIIQIEKLKEGLSSKTADGERIKEEKESLAAHLNELQQELEALRHQKSELEDQISSRIDEGNQLREEKGVLENKISELEKNVVDKGDEIIATRKKLEDAHNEASTQIGALTEQVNSLQQQLESLHSEKSQLEMQMDRAKQEYSEGLTHAENHNSELVNKIFAHERTLQEKEDSFIKMGVDQQQLLVQLRSHEGNLKSSEQKIIEITEQFQEEIDAKNNEITRLEDTIEDLKRDLEMKVDEINTLVENVRNIEVKQRLTSQKLRITEQLFSENEQSHSSKEQKFHEEQKLFEEKVAKLAGIISVYQEAQAKTATGISEKVNGTLTGIDTFSVKFEEDYGHLETRIYEIVSELNVTRNWIKETNIQKNQLRTEIASLVKQIKDEEEQELVLKGKIAELEAKLQKDEEEKNSLIQTLEHHEEKTVELKKIISERDGMMGELQRKVNEKDEEISSLIEEKREVIRQLCVWIDHHRNRYDDLKGMIMKTRGGSRRQTITSKKKGILEDRLSEKTDDLKGPRISEESSTVHISEVEMEKQNGTKLGTAETIRNEKLSSDGSSTLRVENGEAKSNAELSRRGRERMVIMESKSGDNGSFGSGLVRDINQGRDHDLNANGLEYTNFNGQHAVKELSPMESLRARPLPMEEPDVVASIGPVRGVAAQVRFNHYLYHGEGPSSHGKNSYYDYGEGTRYQDPDIYGRARVKSLENDRAELLRKLDELKDQISRSCDVADRHKEMIVPERRMVSPTLSDHYGRYRDTYVQEGLTSSHGIDKKPLSPYDLESPYLGHMAGYNPYTDRYGSSGPESYPQRGSPHKFLARGDTYRQEMLRGRTLQSDSQYMHLPYNEQFPGYNANANHDQIMLHSHENFFHQPACSCVHCHNKNLHLPPKVDHLGVRNQRSQNEPPNLNFHGSINSTPQGLQGYNFGGSGLHQLNSRQSLHMNSSDIDSENIRSNYHHPRKMAVSHRSGGVYRPIAGGAPFITCCNCFELLKLPRKCISSAKMQHKMKCGACSSIISFEVGNNGCIGSVSVHDDQVPNEIVKGSSGTVEENVIYWPGDTNSADLNCDSNDYDDLQAKFSPIDRKSDSGKSEKQQDPLFSTLGHLKNEQSAEDISSRKHDSSYTESPLKEIKSSLNPELPSKECPNHFPDTEVIGRSDNGNRSKRSEPEKIGFGGTNFRQNSAIEAIVATEMDVSLNEYSNSCVSQDLVETSKEDHPKVNKGGESFFAGLIKKSFRDLTKNNQSIQDGGSLVFVNGHVIPDRVVKKAENLAGPIQPGEYWYDKCAGFWGVMGHPCLGIVMPNIEEFNYPMPKNCAAGNTGVFVNGRELHQKDLDLLTSRGLPITRPRSYNIEISGKVIDERTGEELDLGKLAPTVERAKHGFGMKVPRHLG